The sequence TTGAACCTTTCTCCTTCGATGATATTGAAGGGGGAACCACAACCAGTAGTGAGCTAGGCATCTCGCCTGAGGAAATCGAAGGCATTGAGTTAGGCAATTTTGAGACAGTTGTGCTCTCGGATAACGAAGAGCCAATGATCGACACCGGTGATCCCGATCTCAACCGACTGATTCAATTGGGATACCGGCAGGGATATGTCGATCTCACCGATATTATTGCTGTTGTGAAAGACCCCGAACGTGAGGCCGACCGGATTGAGCAGATCGGCTGGTCGCTCTATCGTGCGGGAATTCAGATTCGTGACGGTGATGAGATCATCGATATGGAGGCAGAGCTTGGCGAAGAAGAACCGGCAGGAGTATCATCCACGGTATCAGCCGACCTGACTCCATTCGATGAAGGTCCCGCCATCCCCGCCGAGCCGGAGCTGACCCCCTTCTCGCTTGAAGAGTTGGGCCTCTCGCCCGAAGAGATCGCCCAGCTTGAGGCCGCCCAGCAGCAGGCGCAGCCCGCTCCCGCCGAGCCAGAGCTGACCCCCTTCTCGCTTGAAGAGTTGGGCCTCTCGCCCGAAGAGATTGCCCAGCTTGAGGCTGCCCAGCAGCCAGCGCAGCCCGCCGATGCTGAGCCAGAGCTGACCCCCTTCTCGCTTGAAGAGTTGGGCCTCTCGCCCGAAGAGATTGCCCAGCTTGAGGCCGCCCAGCAGCCAGCGCAGCCCGCCGATGCTGAGCCAGAGCTAAAGCCCTTCTCGCTTGAAGAGCTGGGTCTCTCGCCCGAAGAGATTGCCCAGCTTGAGGCTGCCCAGCAGCAGGCGCAGCCCGCCGATGCTGAGCCAGAACTGAAGCCCTTCTCACTCGAAGAGTTGGGTCTCTCGCCCGAAGAGATTGCCCAGCTTGAGGCTGCCCAGCAGCCAGCGCAGCCCGCCGATGCTGAGCCGGAGCTAAAGCCCTTCTCGCTTGAAGAGTTGGGTCTCTCGCCCGAAGAGATTGCCCAGCTTGAGGCTGCCCAGCAGCCAGCGCAGCCCGCCGATGCTGAGCCAGAACTGAAGCCCTTCTCGCTTGAAGAGTTGGGTCTCTCGCCCGAAGAGATTGCCCAGCTTGAGGCTGCCCAGCAGCAGGCGCAGCCCGCCGATGCTGAGCCGGAGCTAAAGCCCTTCTCGCTTGAAGAGTTGGGTCTCTCGCCCGAAGAGATTGCCCAGCTTGAGGCTGCCCAGCAGCAGGCGCAGCCCGCTCCCAACGAGCCGGAGCTAAAGCCCTTCTCGCTTGAAGAGTTGGGTCTCTCACCCGAAGAGATTGCTCAACTGGAAGCGGCTCGACAAACTCAACCGCAACCAGATACTGCGGTTACATCTGAAGATGACCTGTTCGACTTCAGCATTGCTGAAACGGCACCGGTCGCAAAGGCTGTTCGTACCACACCACGCAGAGAGGAGCCACCACAAACACCGGCGCCAGAGGATATTGGCTTCGTTCCCGAACCACTCGACGCCCTCGATGACATCTGGCAAACACCGCCGGAGCTACCGAAAGCTGAGCCAGCACGAGTTGTATTGCCACCACTTGGTGAGCGAACGAAATCACAACCAACATCGCAGCCATCCGTCAGTGAAGAACGCCGGAGCGTAACGCCGACCCGCGACGACCTACGTTTCGCCCGTCGGGAAGCTGCCAGCAGTGGACGGGGTCGATCTGCACGGGCGCCACTCCGCCCACGTGCACCGGAAGATTTTATTCCGACCGGCAATACAACCATAGACGATTACCTGCGGCAACTAAGTGCTAATCCAACAAATCATGCACTGGCATTCACAATTGCCCGTCTCTGTGCGCAAACTGGTCAGGCTGAATTGATGGCCGTTATCTATCGGCGATTACTTAAACACTCCAATCTACTGGATCAAATGGCCGAAGAACTGGAAGATCTCATTAATACGGTTGAAGAGAGATCAGTTCTGCGGCAGTTATACCGCATTCTCGGCGATGTTTATTCGCGTCAAGGGCGACTGGAAGAGGCAATAGCTACGTACAGCGCCACTTTTGCAGAATAAGTGAGGTATCCGTCGTTTTTAGTAGACGAAAGCAGACTACACGATGGCACCACAAGAAAGGTTTAGCATGCGACGCATTGTAGAAGATCTCATCCGGGTCGATGGCGTCATTGGAAGCTTGCTGGTTGGCAAAGATGGTTTGGTTGTCGCCAGCACGCTGCTTGATGAAGAAGATGCTGAGATCCTGGGCGCAATGTCAGCAGCCGTCTTCGGCGAAATTGACAAAGCAACCCGACGGCTAGGGGTCGGGAATCTCGTCGATTCAATCATTGATGCCAAAGACGGTTCGATCTTGATGCTCGAAGCCAAAGAGCTAATCCTGGTGGTGATTACCCAGCGCACGGTCAACCTCGGTCTGGTCAAAATGGAAATGCGCCGTGCCGCTAAACGGATCAGCGAAGCAGTGCCGATCTGATCGCAGCTAGGACACGTATCTGCTGCAAAGAACGACAGGCAATCAGTCTGTCGTTCTTCGTTGTTCGCTCCTATCCGCCACTCACAAGGAGTATAGCCCTTCCGTAACGGCTGCGGTAGGATAGATACCTCTATCGCACCTTCCCATTCGTCTCCTCTGGCAAAGCAGTGAGAGGTTGCTCAGCAAGTTCATCCACCAGCAAACGCGCTTTACCCTTGCCCTTCCTCTCGCTTTGTGGGAAAGGGAGGGAACCAGACGTCCTGAGTACGCGGGCCGCTGATATGCGTCGGGTGATCATCCTGAAGAGCAGACATTCGGGTTATGGTATACTGACCGCGGAAAACAAACCTGTTTCACCATTTGATGAGGTATCCATGGAACGTGCATTGTTAATCCTGAAACCTGACGCAGTACAGCGAGGACTGATTGGTGCTATCATTAGCCGGTTCGAGCAACGTGGCTTAAAGTTTCAAGGTCTCAAACTGATGCAGGTAGACGAAGCCCTTGCTCGTCGGCATTATGCCGAGCATGAAGGCAAGAGCTTTTTCAATGGTCTGGTCAGCTATATCACCTCAGGGCCGGTCGTAGTGGCGGTTGTCGCCGGTAAGCCAGGCACTGTCGAGCTGGTTCGTGCGATGGTTGGAGCGACCAACCCGGCCAAAGCTGCCCCAGGTACCATCCGAGGTGATTTTGGGGTAGATATTGGCAGAAACCTGATTCACGCCTCAGACTCGCCGGAAAGTGGCGAACGCGAAACGGCTATCTTCTTCCAGCCCCATGAGCTGGTTGGTGAGTGGAATCGCTCTCTTGACGGTTGGATCTACGAATAGTTCAGGGTTATCGATAACGGACATTACTGTCCGTCAATGCGGTTGGCGCGATCAGATGATTGCAACCAACCGCCAACTTGTCTATGCTGGTAGTCATGGAAGCCCATGCCACGGCAGAGCAGATTGAAGCCGTGTGCGCCGAAATCCGGGCCATGGGATTTACCCCACACCCAATGCCGGGGCCAACCCGTACCGCAATTGGCATAACGGGAAATCAAGGCCCAATTGAGCAAGCCGGGCGATTACAACGTCTGCCCGGAGTGAGCCAATTAATCCGTGTAACAGTACCGTATAAGCTAGTAAGTCGGGAATTCAAAGAACTCGATACCGTCGTTGACGTCGGAGGGGTTCCAATTGGTGGTCATGGGATTGCCATTATTGCCGGCCCGTGTACTGTCGAAAGTCGTGAGCAAACGCTGAAGATAGCCCATGCTGTTCAAGCTGCCGGTGCAGTTATGCTGCGGGGTGGAGCCTACAAACCACGGACATCGCCCTATACCTTCCAGGGTTTGGGGAAAGTCGGGTTACAGATTCTGGCCGAAGCACGGGCACTAACCGGGATGCCGGTCGTTACCGAAGTGATGGACACAGAAACCCTCCCCCTGGTAACCCAGTACGCCGATATGTTGCAAATCGGTGCGCGTAACATGCAAAACTATTCGCTGCTCCGTGCAGTCGGACGTACCCGGCATCCTGTCCTACTCAAACGAGGTTTTGCTGCCACAGTGAAAGACCTGCTCTTGGCCGCTGAATACATTTTGGCCGAGGGCAATCCGCATGTTGTCCTGTGCGAACGAGGGATTCGCACATTTGACGACAGTCTTCGCTTTACTCTCGACCTAGGAGCGGTTCCGCTGATCAAGAAACTTTCTCATCTCCCGGTGATTGTTGATCCATCACACGCCAGTGGACGGGCTGATATGGTAATACCGATGGCGCGAGCGGCGATTGCTGCCGGTGCTGACGGTTTGATCATTGAAGTACACGATAATCCGGCCTTCGCTGTTTGTGACGGTACTCAATCGCTGGTACCTGAAGGTTTCGCCGAATTAATGCAACAATTGCAACGGATTGCCATCGCAATCGGACGACCGCTAATACATGAGAGGATAACGCAATCCGGTTAATTACGAATCCGAGCGTAACCTCGGCTGCTTGAAAACACCCAAAGAGGGAAAGGATGGAGATCAGACGCTGGCGTGATCTGGACTGGGCCATATTGGGGAGCGTGATCGTGTTGCTCATTATCGGCATTTTAGCGCTCCACAGTGCTACCCTTAACGCCGTAGCCGGTAATGGGTTACCACTACGCCCGGTCTTTAACCGTCAAATCATCTACATCATCGTTGGTCTGCTCCTCATGGGAGCCATGATGTTGTTTGATTACCGTCTGCTCTCGAGTCTCGCTCGACCGCTCTACATCGGTATTATTCTTCTACTGAGCGCAGTGCTGGTTGTTGGGCGCATCAGCGAAGGGGCACAAAGCTGGATTGCCATCGGCGAACGTACTTTTCAGCCAGCAGAATTGGCAAAACTGGTACTAATCCTGACGCTGGCCGCCTACTGGCAGCGCTATGCTGATCGTGGTGGAAGCTGGTTCATCCAGGCCGGTGGCCTGCTGATTGCAATACCTCCCATGGCTTTGATCTTCGTTCAACCCGATTTAGGGACGACCCTGGTTATGGCCAGCATCTGGTTGGTGATCGCATGGGGGGGCGGTATGCGGTTATCGCAATTACTGACATTACTCGTTGTATCAATCCCCCTTGCGTGGATTGCCTGGCATTACGTGCTCGACTCGTATCAGCAAATCCGGCTTAGCACCTTTTACTATCTGCTCACCAATCCGGCGGCGGCTGATTTTAATGCTGCCTACAATGTGATTCAAGCCCTTAATGCAATTAGTTCGGGAGGCCTTACCGGTGCAGGACTTACCCGTGGTCTGTTTAGCCAGGGCAACTATGTGCCGGTGCAACATACCGACTTTATCTTTGCAGTGATTGGTGAAGAGTTAGGCTTTATCGGTGGTGTGGTATTGATTGTGTTTCTGACCGTCTTACTCTGGCAGACGCTCACTGTTGCCGGGAAAGCTCGTGATCAATTCGGACGATTGGTCGCTCTCGGTATTTTTGGGATGCTTTTCAGCCATATCATTATCAATCTCAGTATGAACATGAGTTTACTGCCGGTTACCGGTCTGCCATTACCATTCGTCTCGGCTGGTGGGAGTTTTATGCTGACTACGCTGGCTGCGGTCGGTATCTTACAAAGCATCAGTCTGCGTCATCGGCAAATCGCTTTTTAAGGAGGGCGAGGCAGTACCTCGCCCTTACGTTTGAAGTACAGCACCCTCAGAGGTGAGCCGTGCTTTTTGAGCGTGTTCAGCTCCACACGCTCAACAACCAAGGCTGGAATGCAAGCCGGACTATGGTGTTGGTTGAGTTTCTCGCACCAATGCCTCAACCTCAGCCAATGTTGGCAGGGAGCTACGGCCACCAAGACCACGAGTTTTGAGCGCGGCAGCGGCACTGGCAAAACGCAGGGCCATCGGCAAGGGATCGTTACGGAGTAAAGAAAAGAGCAGTGCACCGTGAAAAACATCACCACAACCGGTCGTATCCACCGGACTGGTAGGAAATGCAGGCGTAAAGATCAGTTCGCCACCTGAACAGGCCCAACTTCCAGCCTCACCAGCCGTCACTACAACCAATGTGCGATACTGTTCGGCCAGAGCCTGCGTTGCCGCAGCCAGATCGGAAAGACCGGTCACAGCACGGGCGAAATTGGCTGAGACCACAATGTCATCACACAGAGGCAGCAACTCTAGCACCGTTGGATTCACCCGCTCAGCGTCAATCATGATCCGTCCGCCAGCAGCGCGCACCTGATGAGCAGCCGTCAGTGCGACTGGCAGATGACTGTCGATCAGCAAGGCACGAGTTTGTGCTGCCAGTGCTGGTGGAAAGTCAAGATTGCTAAAGACAGCCGCTTCGTTGTACCACCAGACAGTACGCCGGTCGCTTCCTGGCTCGGCCAGGACGAAGGCAATGTGCGACGAGCCATGACCCGTCATAAGGAGAGAGGTATCAACTCCAAAACGGTTCAGCTCTGCGCGAATAGCAGTCCCGTACCGATCATCACCAACGGCACTCAACAATGCCACTCGTGCTCCGAGCCGGGCCAGCGTTACCAGGGCCGTTGCCACCGGGCCACCTCCCATCTCCACATATCCGGCCAACGGCTGCTTTTGACCAAGCGTAGGTGGGTGTGCTGTCACACCGATCAAATCCCAACTGGCAATCCCTACGCCGATCACATCAAAACGTGTCATTATCAACCTCCCAAGTCTCGTTATTTCGCATATTTGCATCGTACCGTCATTCCCGATAGAAACGGGATATTTCTCCTCCACATGTGGTACACCGATTCAAGTGGAAAGACAGCGCATCGTCTTATTGTCTCGACCCACTTCAAGGAGGAGCAGATTACGCATCGCAATGCCAGAAAACCCATTATCGCTTACCGAATCGCTCTACAACGGGAAAAAATGGGGAGAAAGGTACGTTCCTCCATCAGGATGCAGGCCAAAGGCCCGCGCTCCCAGATCGGGTCGCATATGGACTACGACGTAGCGTGAATAAGCAAAGGATATTCCTTTCCTATTCACCAACATCGTCGTGCACAAAGTCGGCGTTGAAATCAGTCCATAATGTCATTCGCCTATCATTACCATTCAGCGAACAGCTTGTCTAGCTATGCTACAATAGCATCGTGAATGATGTCGAATAAGTGCGCCACCCGTCAAGAG comes from Chloroflexus sp. Y-396-1 and encodes:
- a CDS encoding roadblock/LC7 domain-containing protein produces the protein MRRIVEDLIRVDGVIGSLLVGKDGLVVASTLLDEEDAEILGAMSAAVFGEIDKATRRLGVGNLVDSIIDAKDGSILMLEAKELILVVITQRTVNLGLVKMEMRRAAKRISEAVPI
- the ndk gene encoding nucleoside-diphosphate kinase, which codes for MERALLILKPDAVQRGLIGAIISRFEQRGLKFQGLKLMQVDEALARRHYAEHEGKSFFNGLVSYITSGPVVVAVVAGKPGTVELVRAMVGATNPAKAAPGTIRGDFGVDIGRNLIHASDSPESGERETAIFFQPHELVGEWNRSLDGWIYE
- the aroF gene encoding 3-deoxy-7-phosphoheptulonate synthase, whose product is MLVVMEAHATAEQIEAVCAEIRAMGFTPHPMPGPTRTAIGITGNQGPIEQAGRLQRLPGVSQLIRVTVPYKLVSREFKELDTVVDVGGVPIGGHGIAIIAGPCTVESREQTLKIAHAVQAAGAVMLRGGAYKPRTSPYTFQGLGKVGLQILAEARALTGMPVVTEVMDTETLPLVTQYADMLQIGARNMQNYSLLRAVGRTRHPVLLKRGFAATVKDLLLAAEYILAEGNPHVVLCERGIRTFDDSLRFTLDLGAVPLIKKLSHLPVIVDPSHASGRADMVIPMARAAIAAGADGLIIEVHDNPAFAVCDGTQSLVPEGFAELMQQLQRIAIAIGRPLIHERITQSG
- a CDS encoding FtsW/RodA/SpoVE family cell cycle protein produces the protein MEIRRWRDLDWAILGSVIVLLIIGILALHSATLNAVAGNGLPLRPVFNRQIIYIIVGLLLMGAMMLFDYRLLSSLARPLYIGIILLLSAVLVVGRISEGAQSWIAIGERTFQPAELAKLVLILTLAAYWQRYADRGGSWFIQAGGLLIAIPPMALIFVQPDLGTTLVMASIWLVIAWGGGMRLSQLLTLLVVSIPLAWIAWHYVLDSYQQIRLSTFYYLLTNPAAADFNAAYNVIQALNAISSGGLTGAGLTRGLFSQGNYVPVQHTDFIFAVIGEELGFIGGVVLIVFLTVLLWQTLTVAGKARDQFGRLVALGIFGMLFSHIIINLSMNMSLLPVTGLPLPFVSAGGSFMLTTLAAVGILQSISLRHRQIAF
- a CDS encoding sugar kinase, producing the protein MTRFDVIGVGIASWDLIGVTAHPPTLGQKQPLAGYVEMGGGPVATALVTLARLGARVALLSAVGDDRYGTAIRAELNRFGVDTSLLMTGHGSSHIAFVLAEPGSDRRTVWWYNEAAVFSNLDFPPALAAQTRALLIDSHLPVALTAAHQVRAAGGRIMIDAERVNPTVLELLPLCDDIVVSANFARAVTGLSDLAAATQALAEQYRTLVVVTAGEAGSWACSGGELIFTPAFPTSPVDTTGCGDVFHGALLFSLLRNDPLPMALRFASAAAALKTRGLGGRSSLPTLAEVEALVRETQPTP